Proteins encoded in a region of the Paramagnetospirillum magneticum AMB-1 genome:
- the tgt gene encoding tRNA guanosine(34) transglycosylase Tgt: MTEFSFELLATDGAARRGRVHTAHGAIDTPAFMPVGTAGTVKAMLPASVAATGAQIVLGNTYHLMLRPGAERVARLGGLHKFMNWPGPILTDSGGFQVMSLAKLRKMDADGVTFQSHHDGSKHRLTPESSMEIQRLLDADITMAFDECTPFPATFEQAQESMLLSMRWARRSKEAFVAREGYGLFGIVQGGVYPDLRAESAKALLEIGFEGYAVGGLAVGEGQEAMFATLEVTTPLLPTDKPRYLMGVGRPSDIIGAVGRGVDMFDCVMPTRSGRTAQAFTRRGTVNLRNARHQDDPRPLEEGCPCPACRDHSRAYLHHLIRSEEILGPMLLTWHNIQAYQTLTAGLRAAIAEGRFAQFAADAAALEEQGDIAPL, translated from the coding sequence ATGACCGAATTCTCTTTCGAGCTTCTTGCCACCGACGGCGCTGCGCGGCGCGGCCGCGTCCATACCGCCCATGGCGCCATCGACACGCCGGCCTTCATGCCGGTGGGCACGGCGGGGACGGTCAAGGCCATGCTGCCCGCCTCGGTGGCCGCCACCGGCGCCCAGATCGTGCTGGGCAACACCTATCACCTGATGCTGCGCCCCGGGGCCGAGCGGGTGGCGCGGCTGGGCGGCCTGCACAAGTTCATGAATTGGCCGGGGCCGATCCTCACCGATTCCGGCGGCTTCCAGGTGATGAGCCTGGCCAAGCTGCGCAAGATGGACGCCGACGGGGTGACCTTCCAGTCCCACCACGATGGCTCGAAGCACCGGCTGACCCCGGAAAGCTCCATGGAAATTCAGCGCCTGCTGGACGCCGACATCACCATGGCCTTCGACGAATGCACGCCCTTTCCCGCCACCTTCGAGCAGGCGCAAGAGAGCATGCTTCTGTCCATGCGCTGGGCCCGCCGCTCCAAGGAGGCCTTCGTGGCGCGGGAGGGCTACGGCCTGTTCGGCATCGTCCAGGGCGGCGTCTATCCCGACCTGCGCGCCGAATCGGCCAAGGCGCTGCTGGAGATCGGCTTCGAGGGCTATGCCGTGGGCGGTCTGGCGGTGGGCGAGGGCCAGGAGGCCATGTTCGCCACCCTGGAGGTGACCACGCCGCTGCTGCCCACCGACAAGCCCCGCTACCTGATGGGCGTGGGGCGGCCCTCCGATATCATCGGCGCGGTGGGGCGCGGCGTCGACATGTTCGACTGCGTCATGCCCACCCGCTCGGGCCGTACCGCCCAGGCCTTCACCCGGCGCGGCACGGTGAACCTCAGGAACGCCCGCCATCAGGACGATCCCCGCCCGCTGGAGGAGGGGTGCCCCTGTCCGGCCTGCCGCGACCATTCCCGCGCCTATCTCCACCATCTGATCCGCTCCGAGGAGATCCTCGGGCCGATGCTGCTGACCTGGCACAACATCCAGGCCTACCAGACCCTGACCGCCGGTTTGCGCGCCGCCATCGCCGAGGGGCGCTTCGCCCAATTCGCGGCGGATGCGGCCGCACTGGAAGAGCAGGGGGATATTGCGCCGCTCTAA
- the rfaD gene encoding ADP-glyceromanno-heptose 6-epimerase: MILVTGGAGFIGSNILAALEEKGAGKLVVCDRLRSGTKWQNIAKRELADIVHPEQIFDFLEANAKHMEVVIHMGAISATTETDADKILANNFSLSLALWKWCALHDVRFIYASSAATYGDGTQGFDDDGSMEHLAHLRPLNAYGWSKHLFDRRVARKVWAGSRKPPQWAGLKFFNVYGPNEYHKGGQQSVVAQVYPHAEKNAAYQLFRSHNPKYPDGGQLRDFIWIGDVVDVVMWLVENPKVSGLFNVGTGKARSFLDLANAVYRAVGREPQIKFRDTPIEIRDKYQYFTQAKMERLHRAGYSKPFTSLEDGVEQYVKRYLASGDAYR; this comes from the coding sequence ATGATCCTCGTCACCGGCGGAGCCGGCTTCATCGGTTCCAACATCCTGGCGGCCCTCGAGGAAAAGGGGGCGGGCAAGCTGGTGGTTTGCGACCGCCTGCGCTCGGGCACCAAGTGGCAAAACATCGCCAAGCGCGAACTGGCCGACATCGTCCATCCCGAGCAGATCTTCGATTTCCTCGAAGCCAATGCCAAGCACATGGAGGTGGTGATCCACATGGGGGCCATCTCGGCCACCACCGAGACCGACGCCGACAAGATCCTCGCCAACAACTTCTCGCTGTCCCTGGCCCTTTGGAAGTGGTGCGCGCTGCACGACGTGCGCTTTATCTACGCCTCGTCGGCCGCCACCTATGGCGACGGCACCCAAGGCTTCGACGATGACGGCTCCATGGAGCATCTGGCCCATCTGCGTCCCTTGAACGCCTATGGCTGGTCCAAGCACCTGTTCGACCGCCGGGTGGCGCGCAAGGTGTGGGCCGGCTCGCGCAAGCCGCCGCAATGGGCGGGCCTCAAGTTCTTCAACGTCTACGGCCCCAACGAGTATCACAAGGGTGGCCAGCAGAGCGTGGTGGCCCAGGTCTATCCCCATGCCGAGAAGAACGCCGCCTACCAGCTGTTCCGCTCGCACAATCCCAAATACCCCGATGGCGGCCAGCTGCGTGATTTCATCTGGATCGGCGACGTGGTCGACGTGGTGATGTGGCTGGTGGAGAACCCCAAGGTCAGCGGGCTGTTCAACGTGGGCACCGGCAAGGCGCGCTCGTTCCTCGACCTGGCCAACGCCGTCTACCGCGCCGTGGGCCGCGAGCCGCAGATCAAGTTCCGCGACACCCCCATCGAGATCCGCGACAAGTACCAGTACTTCACCCAGGCCAAGATGGAGCGTCTGCACCGCGCCGGCTATTCCAAGCCCTTCACCTCGCTGGAAGACGGCGTCGAGCAGTACGTGAAGCGCTACCTCGCCTCCGGGGATGCCTACCGGTGA
- a CDS encoding tetratricopeptide repeat protein — protein sequence MLDHAEGLPLDLPPAAEAALTEAGRLWHEEAAAEAKVKEALALAPEALATRIGAYKFYFYRHRLDEALPHARSCVAFALAALGLGEDWREVRPGDAAFVGSAVTLAPLPKLLMQTLIATGYVLARLGRVEEAEAHLSKVLDLDPGDRLGAGRMLAVVRRGGVEDEEP from the coding sequence ATGCTCGACCATGCCGAGGGCCTGCCCCTCGATCTTCCGCCGGCGGCCGAAGCGGCGCTGACGGAAGCCGGCCGCCTGTGGCACGAGGAGGCCGCCGCCGAGGCCAAGGTGAAGGAGGCCCTGGCTCTGGCCCCCGAAGCCTTGGCGACGCGCATCGGCGCCTACAAATTCTATTTCTACCGCCATCGTCTGGACGAGGCGCTGCCCCATGCCCGCTCCTGCGTCGCCTTCGCCCTGGCGGCGCTGGGCCTGGGCGAGGATTGGCGGGAGGTGCGTCCCGGCGACGCGGCCTTTGTCGGCAGCGCCGTCACCCTGGCGCCGCTGCCCAAGCTGCTGATGCAGACCCTGATCGCCACCGGCTATGTCCTGGCCCGCTTGGGCCGCGTCGAGGAGGCCGAGGCGCATCTCTCCAAGGTGCTGGACCTCGATCCCGGCGACCGGCTGGGGGCGGGACGCATGCTGGCGGTGGTGCGGCGCGGCGGGGTGGAGGACGAGGAGCCTTGA
- the pip gene encoding prolyl aminopeptidase, with translation MELFPPFEPHATGALPVGDGHELYWEVSGNPDGPVVVFIHGGPGASTAPTYRRFFDPSFWRIALFDQRGCGRSRPHASVEANTTAHLVADLEVLRHHLGVERWLLFGGSWGSTLALAYGQAHPGRCTGFVMRGIFLFRPDEVEWFMSGMGRFFPEAHRRFMAHLPEAERVRPLAAYLERLTHPDTHVHMPAARVWCGYEEACARLLPRDEGGDPDGPSTLALARIEAHYMAHQGFMRPNQLLDEMDRIRHLPAIIVQGRYDLVCPPQSAADLARAWPGCELRMVPDAGHSAMEPGIRAGLVDAVERMKMRIRR, from the coding sequence ATGGAGCTGTTTCCGCCGTTCGAACCCCACGCCACCGGCGCCCTGCCGGTGGGCGACGGCCATGAACTTTACTGGGAGGTTTCCGGCAACCCCGACGGGCCGGTGGTGGTGTTCATCCACGGCGGGCCGGGAGCGTCCACGGCGCCGACCTACCGCCGCTTCTTCGACCCCTCGTTCTGGCGCATCGCGCTGTTCGACCAGCGCGGTTGCGGGCGGTCGCGCCCTCATGCCTCGGTGGAGGCCAATACCACCGCCCATCTGGTGGCCGACCTGGAGGTGCTGCGCCATCACCTGGGAGTGGAGCGCTGGCTGCTGTTCGGCGGGTCGTGGGGCAGCACCTTGGCCCTGGCATATGGCCAAGCCCATCCCGGGCGCTGCACGGGCTTCGTCATGCGCGGCATCTTCCTGTTCCGCCCCGACGAGGTGGAGTGGTTCATGAGCGGCATGGGCCGTTTTTTCCCCGAAGCCCACCGCCGCTTCATGGCCCATCTGCCCGAGGCCGAGCGCGTCCGGCCGCTGGCGGCCTATCTGGAACGGCTGACCCATCCCGACACCCACGTCCACATGCCCGCCGCCCGCGTCTGGTGCGGCTACGAGGAGGCCTGCGCCCGCCTGCTGCCCCGCGACGAGGGCGGAGACCCCGATGGCCCCTCCACCCTGGCCCTGGCCCGCATCGAGGCCCATTACATGGCCCATCAGGGTTTCATGCGTCCCAACCAGCTTCTCGACGAGATGGACCGTATCCGCCATCTGCCGGCCATCATCGTCCAGGGGCGCTATGACTTGGTCTGCCCGCCCCAGTCCGCCGCCGACCTGGCCCGGGCCTGGCCCGGCTGCGAGCTTCGCATGGTGCCCGATGCCGGGCACTCGGCCATGGAGCCCGGCATCCGCGCCGGGCTGGTCGACGCGGTCGAGCGCATGAAGATGCGGATCAGACGGTAA
- a CDS encoding methyltransferase family protein — MSAHLAYLLAWVVFGLSHSALAGRDLAGRWSRIAYNVIAIAAFLAVGGVGGWALGAEPVFDLPFWAKALLGGIHLAGWAVMLISARYYDLGRLGGLSQLRHPDRPADEELRRDGPHAWVRHPLYAGAFLILWGAALSPLGLATAVWGSVYLLVGTYCEERRLLARYGQDYAAYRAEVPAFIPWRGRGALGCRPNPPGGDASRPLF, encoded by the coding sequence TTGAGCGCCCATCTGGCCTATCTGCTGGCCTGGGTCGTCTTCGGCCTGTCCCACAGCGCCCTGGCCGGGCGCGATCTGGCCGGACGGTGGTCGCGCATTGCATACAATGTTATCGCCATCGCTGCCTTCCTGGCGGTGGGAGGCGTCGGCGGCTGGGCCTTGGGCGCCGAGCCGGTCTTCGACCTGCCCTTCTGGGCAAAGGCGCTGCTGGGCGGCATCCATCTGGCCGGTTGGGCGGTGATGCTGATCTCGGCGCGCTATTACGACCTGGGGCGGCTGGGGGGCCTGAGCCAGCTCCGCCACCCGGACCGTCCCGCCGATGAAGAATTGCGCCGGGATGGCCCCCATGCCTGGGTCCGCCATCCCCTCTATGCCGGGGCCTTCCTGATCCTGTGGGGGGCGGCGCTGTCGCCGCTGGGGCTGGCCACGGCGGTCTGGGGCAGTGTCTACCTGCTGGTCGGCACTTATTGCGAGGAACGCCGCCTGCTGGCCCGCTATGGCCAGGACTATGCCGCCTATCGCGCCGAGGTGCCGGCGTTCATTCCGTGGCGGGGGCGAGGGGCATTGGGCTGCCGCCCAAACCCGCCTGGAGGCGATGCCTCCAGACCTCTCTTTTGA
- a CDS encoding OmpA family protein encodes MRSLKSLLAAAVVVGALAPVAAQAQWYVGLDAGAQLLQDSKNSGSGVSGLKSESDVGWLTQGVVGYAFGQWRAEGELSYRSSGVSKVGGATGSGDTSALAPMFNGVYEFLPQSKWHPFVGLGIGAARLDNGTVKKNGANAYSGDDWQFAYQGFAGVGYDLTDNVELKAQYRYFSTLDYESKAASNNAKIDSEYRDHGLMLGFVYKFNAPKAAPAPAPVPVAAPAPAPAPRAPAQVQKNYIVFFDFDKAQITPEAARVLQQAAGAAKTAGAARIDLSAHTDLSGSAKYNQALSEKRGAAVKAQLEQLGIPASQIVVVAKGKTSPMVPTPDGVREPQNRRVEIILP; translated from the coding sequence ATGCGCAGCCTCAAGTCCCTCCTTGCCGCGGCCGTCGTCGTCGGTGCCCTGGCCCCGGTGGCCGCACAGGCCCAGTGGTATGTCGGTCTCGACGCCGGCGCCCAGCTCCTGCAGGATTCCAAGAACAGCGGCTCCGGCGTTTCCGGCCTCAAGTCCGAGTCCGACGTGGGCTGGCTGACCCAGGGCGTGGTCGGCTATGCGTTCGGCCAGTGGCGCGCGGAAGGTGAACTGTCCTATCGCTCCAGCGGCGTCTCCAAGGTTGGCGGCGCCACCGGCAGCGGCGATACCTCGGCCCTGGCGCCCATGTTCAACGGCGTCTACGAGTTCCTGCCCCAGTCCAAGTGGCATCCCTTCGTCGGCCTTGGTATCGGCGCCGCCCGCCTGGACAACGGAACCGTCAAGAAGAACGGCGCCAACGCCTATAGCGGCGACGACTGGCAGTTCGCCTATCAGGGCTTTGCCGGCGTGGGCTATGACCTCACCGACAATGTCGAACTGAAGGCCCAGTACCGCTATTTCTCGACCCTGGATTACGAGTCGAAGGCCGCGTCGAACAATGCCAAGATCGATTCCGAGTATCGTGACCACGGTCTGATGCTTGGCTTCGTCTACAAGTTCAACGCCCCCAAGGCGGCTCCGGCTCCGGCGCCCGTCCCGGTGGCTGCTCCGGCTCCCGCCCCGGCGCCCCGCGCTCCGGCCCAGGTGCAGAAGAACTACATCGTGTTCTTCGACTTCGACAAGGCGCAGATCACCCCCGAAGCCGCCCGCGTCCTGCAGCAGGCCGCAGGTGCCGCCAAGACCGCCGGTGCCGCCCGCATCGACCTGTCGGCCCATACCGACCTGTCGGGCAGCGCCAAGTACAACCAGGCCCTGTCCGAGAAGCGCGGCGCCGCCGTCAAGGCGCAGCTCGAGCAGCTGGGCATCCCGGCCAGCCAGATCGTCGTGGTCGCCAAGGGCAAGACCTCGCCCATGGTCCCGACCCCCGATGGCGTGCGCGAGCCGCAGAACCGCCGCGTGGAGATCATCCTGCCCTAA
- the lgt gene encoding prolipoprotein diacylglyceryl transferase — MTFALAYPHIDPIALQIGPIAIRWYALAYIAGLMLGWRYVKFLVARPPNAMTELEVDDFLVWATMGVVLGGRLGYVLFYKPLYYLENPLEIPMVWQGGMSFHGGALGVIVGIIAFSRFRGRNLFQVGDVICCAVPIGLFFGRIANFVNGELFGRVAPDVDWAMVFPGGGPLPRHPSQLYEAGLEGAVLFLVLFGLWRLTGIRHRAGALSGVFLAGYGLARIASEFFRQPDAHLGFLWGGATMGQLLSIPQVLVGLALLAWALRRGAKAA, encoded by the coding sequence ATGACCTTCGCCCTGGCCTATCCCCATATCGACCCCATCGCGCTGCAGATCGGACCCATCGCCATCCGCTGGTACGCCCTGGCCTATATCGCCGGGCTGATGCTGGGCTGGCGCTACGTCAAGTTCCTGGTGGCGCGACCGCCCAATGCCATGACCGAGCTGGAAGTGGACGACTTCCTAGTCTGGGCCACCATGGGCGTGGTGCTGGGTGGACGCCTGGGCTATGTGCTGTTCTACAAGCCGCTCTACTACCTGGAAAATCCGCTGGAGATTCCCATGGTCTGGCAGGGCGGCATGTCGTTCCACGGCGGCGCCCTGGGGGTGATCGTCGGCATCATCGCCTTTTCCCGCTTTCGCGGCCGCAACCTGTTCCAGGTGGGTGACGTCATCTGCTGCGCCGTCCCCATCGGCCTGTTCTTCGGCCGCATCGCCAATTTCGTCAACGGCGAGCTGTTCGGCCGCGTCGCCCCCGACGTGGACTGGGCCATGGTCTTTCCCGGCGGCGGCCCGCTGCCCCGCCATCCCAGCCAACTCTATGAAGCCGGACTGGAAGGCGCGGTGCTGTTCCTGGTCCTGTTCGGCCTGTGGCGCCTGACCGGCATCCGCCATCGGGCCGGCGCCCTGTCGGGCGTCTTCCTGGCCGGCTATGGGCTGGCCCGCATCGCCTCGGAATTCTTCCGCCAGCCCGACGCCCATCTGGGCTTCCTGTGGGGCGGTGCCACCATGGGCCAGCTGCTGTCCATCCCCCAGGTGCTGGTCGGCCTCGCCCTGCTGGCCTGGGCATTGCGGCGCGGCGCGAAGGCGGCATGA
- a CDS encoding LysM peptidoglycan-binding domain-containing protein, whose translation MNRPKLVALIGLAVAVIAIVLAMLNQRDETKDMEAQIPPPPGPATRAAIAELGEPSFDVVRIDAGGDAVIAGRARPGARVTVIDGTQELGQVTADGRGEWVLLPPGPLPPGSRELRLKAVNPDGSLSESGETVVLVVPPRGQGTALAIKSGRDGSSRILQGPNAAAAPSGLSLDIIDHNDKGRMTVSGRAPNGARINLYLDNGLLGRASADAEGNWRVSAALPPGKGTHLLRADQVDDKGKVLARVEASWTRGEETTLKGGSTVTVLQGNSLWRIARRLYGQGMAYTVIFEANRDHIKDPDRIYPGQVFSVPAK comes from the coding sequence TTGAACCGGCCTAAGCTCGTCGCCCTCATCGGGCTTGCCGTCGCCGTGATCGCCATCGTGCTCGCCATGCTCAACCAGCGTGACGAGACGAAGGACATGGAGGCGCAGATTCCCCCGCCGCCCGGCCCCGCCACCAGGGCCGCCATTGCCGAATTGGGCGAGCCGTCCTTCGACGTTGTCCGCATCGATGCAGGCGGCGACGCGGTCATCGCCGGCCGCGCCAGGCCCGGCGCCCGGGTCACCGTCATCGACGGCACCCAGGAATTGGGCCAGGTCACCGCCGACGGGCGGGGGGAATGGGTGTTGCTGCCTCCCGGCCCGCTGCCTCCCGGCTCGCGCGAGCTGCGGCTGAAGGCCGTCAATCCCGATGGCAGCCTGTCCGAATCGGGCGAGACCGTGGTGCTGGTCGTGCCGCCGCGCGGCCAGGGCACCGCCCTGGCCATCAAATCGGGTCGCGACGGAAGCAGCCGCATCCTGCAAGGACCCAACGCCGCCGCCGCTCCCAGCGGCCTGTCCCTCGACATCATCGACCACAACGACAAGGGCCGCATGACGGTCAGTGGCCGCGCTCCCAACGGCGCCAGAATCAATCTCTACCTGGACAACGGCCTGCTGGGCCGCGCCTCCGCCGATGCCGAGGGCAACTGGCGGGTGAGCGCCGCCTTGCCGCCGGGCAAGGGCACCCATCTGCTGCGCGCCGATCAGGTGGACGACAAGGGCAAGGTTCTCGCCCGGGTCGAGGCCTCGTGGACCAGGGGCGAGGAGACCACCCTGAAGGGCGGTTCCACCGTGACCGTGCTCCAGGGCAATTCCCTTTGGCGCATCGCCCGGCGGCTCTATGGCCAGGGCATGGCCTATACGGTGATCTTCGAGGCCAACCGCGACCACATCAAGGACCCCGACCGCATCTATCCCGGCCAGGTGTTCAGCGTTCCGGCGAAATAG
- a CDS encoding phosphatidylserine decarboxylase produces the protein MSLTKYLWFPINREGWPFVGLFALGALLLGQIWGPLGWAGALLTCWCAWFFRDPDRVTPTRDGLVISPADGVVQMVGMVAPPPELDMGDAPRMRISVFMSVFSVHINRCPVDGTIVKCSYRPGKFLDASLDKASADNERMSVRMSRADGREIAFVQIAGLVARRIKCDLKDGQQVRAGQRFGLIRFGSRVDVYLPDGVAPLVSLGQSIIAGETVLADLDSTEGARQGEIR, from the coding sequence ATTTCCTTGACCAAGTATCTTTGGTTCCCCATCAACCGCGAGGGCTGGCCGTTCGTCGGGCTCTTTGCCTTGGGGGCCCTGCTGCTGGGCCAGATCTGGGGGCCGCTGGGCTGGGCCGGCGCCCTGCTCACCTGCTGGTGCGCCTGGTTCTTCCGCGATCCCGACCGCGTCACCCCCACCCGCGACGGCCTGGTGATCAGCCCCGCCGACGGCGTGGTGCAGATGGTCGGCATGGTCGCCCCGCCGCCCGAGCTGGACATGGGGGACGCGCCCCGCATGCGCATTTCGGTGTTCATGAGCGTGTTCTCGGTCCACATCAACCGCTGCCCGGTGGACGGCACCATCGTCAAGTGCTCGTACCGGCCGGGCAAGTTCCTCGACGCCTCCCTGGACAAGGCCAGCGCCGACAACGAGCGCATGAGCGTGCGCATGAGCCGCGCCGATGGCCGCGAGATCGCCTTCGTGCAGATCGCCGGCCTGGTGGCCCGGCGCATCAAGTGCGACCTGAAGGACGGCCAGCAGGTCCGCGCCGGCCAGCGTTTCGGGCTGATCCGCTTCGGCTCGCGCGTCGACGTCTATCTGCCCGACGGCGTGGCGCCCCTGGTCAGCCTGGGACAAAGCATCATCGCCGGCGAGACGGTTCTGGCCGACCTGGATTCCACGGAAGGCGCCCGCCAGGGAGAAATCCGCTGA
- the queA gene encoding tRNA preQ1(34) S-adenosylmethionine ribosyltransferase-isomerase QueA — MKVDDFDFDLPRDLIAERPAEPRDSARLLHVPAAGGLADLGVRDLPGLLLPGDIMVFNDTKVIPARLLGRRGLAGVELTLHQRTGLSQWKAFARPAKKLKPGDRVDFAEGFSAVVAEKGEMGEVTLDFDRSGEDLMVALETHGHLPLPPYIRQGTADERDKGDYQTVFAREKGAVAAPTAGLHFTPELLAALDARGVKRVTVTLHVGAGTFLPVKVDDTDDHRMHQEIGVVTPETAAAVNAARAAGGRVVAVGTTSARLLESAADPLGTLHPFDGATDIFITPGHVFRQVDVLLTNFHLPRSTLFMLISAFAGLERMKAAYEHAKAAGYRFYSYGDCCLLERTPI, encoded by the coding sequence ATGAAAGTTGACGATTTTGACTTCGATCTGCCGCGCGACCTGATCGCCGAGCGCCCCGCCGAGCCCCGCGATTCGGCGCGGCTGCTGCATGTTCCGGCGGCGGGAGGGCTGGCCGATCTGGGGGTGCGCGACCTGCCCGGCCTGCTGCTGCCGGGCGACATCATGGTGTTCAACGACACCAAGGTGATTCCCGCCCGCCTGCTGGGCCGCCGGGGTCTGGCGGGGGTCGAGCTGACGCTGCACCAGCGCACCGGCCTTTCCCAATGGAAGGCCTTCGCCCGCCCGGCCAAGAAGCTGAAGCCCGGCGACCGGGTGGACTTCGCCGAAGGTTTTTCCGCCGTGGTGGCGGAAAAGGGCGAGATGGGCGAGGTGACCCTCGACTTCGACCGCTCGGGCGAGGATCTGATGGTGGCGCTGGAGACCCATGGTCATCTGCCGCTGCCGCCCTATATCCGCCAGGGCACCGCCGACGAGCGGGACAAGGGCGACTACCAGACCGTTTTCGCCCGCGAGAAGGGCGCGGTGGCGGCGCCCACCGCCGGGCTGCACTTCACCCCGGAGCTGCTGGCCGCCCTGGATGCGCGGGGCGTCAAGCGCGTCACCGTGACCTTGCACGTGGGCGCGGGCACCTTCCTGCCGGTCAAGGTGGACGATACCGACGACCATCGCATGCACCAGGAGATCGGGGTGGTGACGCCCGAGACCGCCGCCGCCGTCAACGCGGCCCGCGCCGCCGGAGGGCGGGTGGTGGCGGTGGGCACCACCTCGGCCCGCCTGCTGGAAAGCGCCGCCGATCCCCTGGGCACGCTTCACCCCTTCGACGGGGCCACCGACATCTTCATCACGCCCGGCCATGTCTTCCGGCAGGTGGATGTGCTGCTGACCAATTTCCACCTGCCGCGCTCGACCCTGTTCATGCTGATTTCGGCCTTTGCCGGCCTGGAGCGCATGAAGGCGGCTTACGAGCATGCCAAGGCGGCGGGCTACCGCTTCTACTCCTATGGCGATTGCTGCCTGCTGGAACGGACACCCATATGA
- the pssA gene encoding CDP-diacylglycerol--serine O-phosphatidyltransferase yields MFRPKRPPRIRGLSINKLIPNILTLLALCAGLTAIRFAVHGMWKEAVMSTVLAAILDGLDGRVARLLQGTSKFGAELDSLSDFVSFGVAPAMVLYFWTMQGAGAYGWAMVLLFSVCCALRLARFNTMIGEPDLPPYAYNFFTGVPAPAAAGLVLMPLVFTIQFGGGFFDQPMVVSVFLMGVSFLMVSKIPTFSGKKVRIPHRWVLPILLIIGLAAAFLVTEPWLTLSLLGTLYLGMIPVSLRSFRRLKAQAESAPPAEPEAPTA; encoded by the coding sequence ATGTTCCGCCCCAAGCGTCCGCCCCGCATCCGGGGGTTGTCGATCAACAAGCTGATCCCCAACATTCTGACGCTGCTGGCGCTGTGCGCCGGGTTGACCGCCATCCGCTTCGCCGTCCACGGCATGTGGAAGGAGGCGGTGATGTCCACCGTGCTGGCCGCCATCCTGGACGGGCTGGACGGACGGGTCGCCCGCCTGTTGCAGGGCACGTCGAAGTTCGGCGCCGAGCTGGACTCGCTCTCCGATTTCGTCAGCTTCGGCGTGGCGCCGGCCATGGTGCTGTATTTCTGGACCATGCAGGGCGCCGGAGCCTATGGCTGGGCCATGGTGCTGCTGTTCTCGGTATGCTGCGCCCTGCGCCTCGCCCGATTCAACACCATGATCGGCGAGCCCGACCTGCCGCCCTACGCCTATAATTTCTTCACCGGCGTCCCAGCCCCGGCGGCGGCGGGGCTGGTGCTGATGCCGCTGGTCTTCACCATCCAGTTCGGCGGCGGCTTCTTCGACCAGCCGATGGTGGTGTCGGTGTTCCTGATGGGCGTCTCGTTCCTGATGGTCAGCAAGATCCCGACCTTCTCGGGTAAGAAGGTGCGCATTCCCCATCGCTGGGTGCTGCCTATCCTGCTGATCATCGGCCTGGCCGCCGCCTTCCTGGTCACCGAGCCATGGTTGACCCTGTCCCTGCTGGGGACCTTGTATCTGGGCATGATTCCCGTCAGCCTGCGCTCGTTCCGCCGCCTGAAGGCCCAAGCCGAGTCCGCCCCTCCCGCCGAACCGGAAGCCCCCACCGCGTAA
- a CDS encoding invasion associated locus B family protein produces MLVRLAVIAAALLASTGTAFAADAKRLGRYGEWESLTYTEGNAKVCYIATTAAKVTGGEKGKNSTFLIVTHRPGSKSNDEVSINATYTFKKDSSVELQVGALKHSLFTKGERAWAADPKTDKAIIATLQRGKEAILHASPAKGSDVAATFPLSGFSDALASADKACNIKR; encoded by the coding sequence ATGCTCGTCCGTCTTGCCGTCATCGCCGCCGCCCTGCTCGCCTCGACCGGCACGGCTTTCGCCGCCGATGCCAAGCGCCTGGGAAGATACGGCGAGTGGGAGAGCCTGACCTACACCGAGGGCAACGCCAAGGTCTGCTACATCGCCACCACCGCCGCCAAGGTCACCGGCGGCGAGAAAGGCAAGAACTCCACCTTCCTCATCGTCACCCATCGCCCCGGCTCCAAGAGCAACGACGAGGTCAGCATCAACGCCACCTACACCTTCAAGAAGGATTCGTCGGTGGAGCTGCAGGTGGGCGCCCTGAAGCATTCGCTGTTCACCAAGGGCGAGCGTGCCTGGGCCGCCGATCCCAAGACCGATAAGGCCATCATCGCCACCCTGCAGCGGGGCAAGGAAGCCATTCTGCACGCCAGCCCCGCCAAGGGCAGCGACGTGGCGGCCACCTTCCCGCTGTCGGGCTTCTCCGACGCCCTGGCCTCGGCCGACAAGGCGTGCAACATCAAGCGCTGA